From the Hymenobacter yonginensis genome, one window contains:
- a CDS encoding alginate O-acetyltransferase AlgX-related protein: MAASSSPRLKKLLLGVLLLLLILPAIQAQFGWFKTAELDGYAEQAPHPDFTTEGLLDNSYQSALEKYVEDRIGFRELFIRLRNQLAYSLFSVGKASKVLIGDDNILLDETAIRAYLGQDFKGQAEIVRNVRRFKAVQDTMAKQNILLVFAIVPDKANYYSTQFPDRFKHLPRSTSNYTAYAQEMRIKGVNLIDLAHVFRQWKDTAAYPLFPRGGIHWSGYGITRAADTLFRYIEHKGQLDLPDFHGEGREVTYNTRDTDADVADALNLLVRPKPFQMAYPNIVFSEPKAGQQKPNLLLIADSFGWGLIGFYPFLPKLFNEKFQFWYYNRAVGPGDPTQPGGPPVERELDRKTELLKQRVVLVMFTQHNLGTFDNGFSASAYNIFFPLTAADTAQIHQIEQKMKQSTALQDSLWQEANATNRDYNELLHERAVQRYEQIRP, encoded by the coding sequence GTGGCTGCTTCTTCGTCCCCTCGGCTGAAAAAGCTGCTGCTAGGTGTGCTGCTGCTCCTGCTCATACTACCAGCCATACAAGCGCAGTTTGGCTGGTTTAAAACCGCAGAACTGGATGGCTACGCGGAGCAGGCCCCGCATCCTGACTTCACGACCGAAGGCTTGCTCGACAACAGTTATCAGTCGGCGCTGGAGAAATACGTGGAAGACCGAATTGGCTTCCGGGAGCTGTTTATTCGGCTGCGCAATCAGCTGGCGTACTCGCTGTTCAGCGTAGGCAAGGCCAGCAAGGTGCTCATCGGCGACGACAACATTCTGCTGGACGAAACCGCCATCCGGGCCTATCTGGGGCAGGATTTCAAGGGCCAGGCGGAAATCGTGCGCAATGTGCGCCGGTTCAAGGCCGTGCAGGATACGATGGCCAAGCAGAATATCCTGCTGGTATTCGCCATCGTCCCGGACAAAGCCAATTACTACAGCACGCAGTTTCCCGACCGTTTCAAACACCTGCCGCGCAGCACCAGCAACTACACGGCCTACGCCCAGGAAATGCGCATCAAAGGAGTCAACCTGATTGACCTGGCACACGTGTTCCGGCAGTGGAAAGACACCGCCGCCTACCCGCTGTTTCCGCGCGGTGGCATCCACTGGAGCGGCTACGGAATCACGCGCGCCGCCGATACGCTGTTTCGCTATATCGAGCATAAAGGCCAGCTTGACCTGCCTGACTTTCATGGCGAAGGCCGGGAGGTCACCTACAACACCCGTGACACGGATGCCGATGTGGCGGACGCGCTGAATCTGCTGGTAAGGCCGAAGCCCTTTCAGATGGCCTACCCCAACATCGTATTCAGCGAGCCCAAAGCCGGCCAGCAAAAGCCCAACCTGCTGCTGATAGCCGACAGCTTTGGCTGGGGCCTGATTGGATTTTACCCGTTCCTACCCAAGCTGTTCAACGAGAAATTTCAGTTCTGGTACTACAACCGTGCAGTAGGCCCCGGCGACCCTACGCAGCCCGGCGGGCCGCCCGTAGAGCGCGAACTGGACCGCAAAACCGAGCTTCTGAAACAGCGTGTGGTTCTGGTGATGTTCACCCAGCATAACCTGGGCACCTTCGACAATGGGTTCAGTGCCAGCGCCTACAACATCTTCTTTCCGCTCACTGCCGCCGACACAGCACAGATCCATCAGATTGAGCAGAAAATGAAGCAGTCCACCGCGCTGCAGGATTCGCTGTGGCAGGAAGCTAACGCCACCAACCGCGACTACAACGAGCTGCTACACGAGCGGGCCGTTCAGCGCTACGAGCAGATCCGACCATGA
- a CDS encoding MBOAT family O-acyltransferase, which translates to MVFSSTLFLFYFLPGFLLLYFLAPHRLKNAVALLASLGFYAWGGLPFLALFLASVVVNFVLIRFMDRAAVPWHKRIYLIISIVLNVAMLFYFKYANFFLENASAVNSALGGATLTWQKVVLPIGISFFTFEKLTYTIDVYRGVNRPLRSFWDFLLYIMLFPKMIAGPIVRFHEIAGQLTDRRAFDTVDHKLAGLFRFGVGLAKKVLIANVLGAEADRLFALPPAELSAPLAWLGAVAYTFQIYFDFSGYSDMAIGLGRIMGFQFPENFNNPYVSRSITEFWQRWHITLGRWMRDYLYIPLGGNRVSASRLYVNLWTVFILSGFWHGAAWNFIVWGAFHGLFLVLDRLFLLRVSQRLGVLSVVPTFLVTVVGWVLFRAESLGAALAYLQRMFGGGLAPLPYFTTEFWAILALAAGFSFMAALPRVERWEVSLLAGERLALPRAVGLSVATAVLLVLSAGAILGSSFNPFIYFRF; encoded by the coding sequence ATGGTTTTCAGCAGTACGCTCTTCCTGTTTTACTTTCTGCCGGGCTTCCTGCTGCTCTATTTCCTGGCTCCGCACCGGCTCAAGAACGCCGTGGCCCTGCTCGCCAGCCTCGGCTTCTACGCCTGGGGTGGCCTGCCCTTCCTGGCCCTGTTCCTGGCCTCGGTGGTCGTCAACTTCGTGCTCATCCGCTTCATGGACCGCGCCGCCGTGCCCTGGCACAAGCGCATTTACCTCATCATCAGCATAGTGCTCAACGTTGCCATGCTGTTCTACTTCAAGTACGCCAACTTCTTCCTCGAAAACGCCAGCGCCGTCAACTCTGCCCTCGGCGGCGCGACCCTCACCTGGCAGAAAGTGGTGCTGCCCATTGGCATCTCCTTCTTCACCTTCGAGAAGCTCACCTACACCATCGACGTCTACCGTGGCGTCAACCGCCCGCTGCGCTCGTTCTGGGATTTCCTGCTCTACATCATGCTCTTTCCTAAGATGATTGCCGGCCCCATCGTGCGCTTCCACGAAATTGCCGGCCAGCTCACCGACCGTCGCGCCTTCGACACGGTCGACCACAAGCTGGCCGGCCTGTTCCGCTTCGGCGTCGGCCTGGCCAAGAAAGTGCTTATCGCCAACGTGCTCGGGGCCGAGGCCGACCGCCTCTTCGCTTTGCCCCCGGCCGAGCTCTCGGCCCCGCTGGCCTGGCTGGGGGCCGTGGCCTACACGTTTCAGATCTATTTCGACTTCTCCGGCTACTCCGACATGGCCATCGGCTTAGGCCGGATCATGGGCTTCCAGTTTCCCGAGAACTTCAACAACCCCTACGTGTCGCGCTCCATCACCGAGTTCTGGCAGCGCTGGCACATCACGCTGGGGCGCTGGATGCGCGACTACCTCTACATTCCGCTCGGCGGCAACCGCGTGAGTGCGAGCCGGCTGTATGTGAACCTGTGGACCGTGTTCATCCTCTCGGGCTTCTGGCACGGGGCGGCCTGGAACTTCATCGTGTGGGGCGCCTTCCACGGCCTGTTTCTGGTGCTGGACCGGCTGTTTCTGCTGCGCGTCTCGCAGCGGCTGGGCGTGCTGAGCGTGGTGCCAACTTTCCTGGTGACGGTGGTGGGCTGGGTGCTGTTTCGGGCCGAGAGCCTGGGCGCGGCGCTGGCGTATCTGCAGCGCATGTTCGGGGGCGGGCTGGCACCGCTGCCCTACTTCACCACCGAGTTCTGGGCGATACTGGCGCTGGCAGCGGGCTTCTCGTTTATGGCGGCGCTGCCGCGGGTGGAGCGCTGGGAAGTGAGCCTGCTGGCGGGCGAGCGGCTGGCGCTGCCGCGGGCCGTGGGCCTGAGCGTGGCCACGGCCGTGCTGCTGGTGCTGAGCGCAGGCGCCATCCTTGGCAGCTCGTTCAATCCGTTCATTTACTTTCGGTTTTAG
- the uvrA gene encoding excinuclease ABC subunit UvrA — MAKKSTAASVSSLAAPKPAAAPKPARSAKAAKPTATTAELKAKPTKAPKEAKALKSAVADNATEHSTAAVQAVPRQEQVSEAVLENQARIQGQLLGPADLEAPYIEVYGAREHNLKNVSVKIPRGRLVVFTGISGSGKSSLAFDTIYAEGQRRYMETFSAYARSFMGGLERPDVDKIEGLSPVISIEQKTTSRNPRSTVGTITEIYDFLRLLYARTAEAFSYATGQKMIRQSDDQIINYILKEYDGRKMVVLAPVVKGRKGHYRELFQQVAKLGFTKVRVDGELLDLTPKMQVDRYKIHDIEIVIDRLVVKEEDRFRLSGSVQNALTQGKGTMLVLDADKKKDNTQFFSRFLMDPATGIAYDDPAPNTFSFNSPYGACPTCNGLGEVQEITEETVMPDKKLSISRGGIAPLGEYRDIWIFQQLGLILKKHKASLSTPIEKLPADLVERLLYGVPEDEDADPKKANYTEPFEGIIPFLRRQMESESDNIREWIQQYTQAKECPECHGYRLKKESLHFKIADHHIGQLSVMDLSELAAWFEGLEDRLSERQNLIARELLKEIRKRIGFLLEVGLDYLNLHRSVRTLSGGESQRIRLATQIGTQLVGVLYIMDEPSIGLHQRDNERLIKALQHLRDLGNSVIVVEHDKDMILHADHVLDIGPGAGIHGGQIVAQGTPSEIFTSGSLTSQYLSGQKHIELRKKKRAGEGNELVLRGAKGHNLKNVTAKFPLGKLIAVTGVSGSGKSSLIHDTLYPILNQHFFNAKREPLAYDKIEGLEFIDKVIEVDQSPIGRTPRSNPATYTGVFTEIRQLFANLPEAKIRGYGPGRFSFNVKGGRCETCEGAGMRTIEMNFLPDVHVPCETCKGRRYNRETLEVRFKGKSITDVLDMTVEKAVEFFEFQPRILRKIQTLNEVGLGYLTLGQQATTLSGGEAQRVKLATELSKKDTGKTFYILDEPTTGLHFEDINHLSVVLHKLADKGNTVLIIEHNLDLIKVADHLIDIGPEGGGAGGTIVAQGTPEQVAKSGKGHTSRFLAEELKLSKYAEA, encoded by the coding sequence ATGGCCAAAAAATCAACCGCCGCTTCTGTTTCTTCCCTCGCTGCCCCCAAACCGGCCGCGGCTCCCAAACCTGCCCGTTCGGCCAAGGCGGCGAAACCCACGGCAACTACGGCTGAGCTGAAAGCCAAACCCACCAAGGCCCCCAAAGAAGCTAAAGCGCTCAAGTCAGCCGTTGCCGACAATGCCACTGAGCATAGCACCGCCGCCGTGCAGGCCGTGCCGCGCCAGGAGCAGGTGAGCGAGGCCGTGCTGGAAAACCAGGCCCGCATCCAGGGCCAGCTGCTGGGCCCCGCCGACCTAGAAGCGCCCTATATTGAAGTGTACGGAGCCCGGGAGCACAATCTCAAGAACGTATCCGTGAAGATTCCGCGCGGGAGGCTGGTGGTGTTTACCGGCATTTCGGGCTCGGGCAAGTCGTCGTTGGCGTTTGATACCATCTACGCCGAGGGCCAGCGCCGCTACATGGAAACGTTTTCGGCCTACGCCCGCAGCTTCATGGGCGGGCTGGAGCGGCCCGACGTGGACAAGATTGAGGGTCTGTCGCCGGTTATCAGCATCGAGCAGAAAACCACTTCGCGCAACCCCCGCTCCACCGTCGGCACCATCACCGAGATTTATGACTTCCTGCGCCTGCTCTACGCCCGCACCGCCGAGGCGTTCAGCTACGCCACGGGCCAGAAGATGATCCGGCAGAGCGACGACCAGATCATCAACTACATCCTGAAAGAGTACGACGGCCGCAAAATGGTGGTGCTGGCTCCCGTGGTGAAGGGCCGCAAAGGCCATTACCGCGAGCTGTTCCAGCAGGTGGCTAAGCTGGGCTTCACCAAAGTGCGCGTCGATGGCGAGCTGCTTGACCTCACGCCCAAGATGCAGGTGGACCGCTACAAAATCCACGACATCGAAATCGTCATCGACCGACTGGTGGTGAAGGAGGAAGACCGGTTCCGCCTCTCCGGCTCGGTGCAGAACGCCCTCACCCAAGGCAAAGGCACCATGCTGGTGCTCGACGCCGACAAGAAGAAGGACAACACCCAGTTCTTCTCCCGCTTCCTGATGGACCCGGCCACCGGCATTGCCTATGATGATCCGGCCCCCAACACGTTCAGCTTCAACTCGCCCTACGGCGCCTGCCCCACCTGCAACGGCCTGGGCGAGGTGCAGGAAATCACCGAAGAAACGGTGATGCCCGACAAGAAGCTCAGCATCAGTCGCGGCGGTATTGCGCCCTTGGGCGAGTACCGGGACATCTGGATTTTCCAGCAGCTGGGCCTCATCCTGAAAAAGCACAAAGCCAGCCTCAGCACGCCCATTGAAAAGCTGCCCGCCGACTTGGTGGAGCGGCTGCTCTATGGCGTGCCCGAGGACGAGGACGCCGACCCCAAAAAGGCCAACTATACCGAGCCGTTCGAGGGCATCATCCCGTTTTTGCGCCGCCAGATGGAGTCGGAATCCGACAACATCCGGGAGTGGATTCAGCAGTATACCCAGGCCAAGGAGTGCCCCGAGTGTCACGGCTACCGCCTCAAAAAGGAGTCGTTGCACTTCAAGATTGCCGACCACCACATCGGGCAGCTTTCGGTAATGGACCTGAGCGAGCTGGCCGCGTGGTTTGAGGGCTTGGAAGACCGCCTCTCGGAGCGCCAGAACCTGATTGCGCGGGAGCTGCTGAAGGAAATCCGCAAGCGTATCGGCTTCCTGCTGGAAGTGGGCCTCGACTACCTGAACCTGCACCGCTCGGTGCGCACGCTCTCGGGCGGCGAGTCGCAGCGCATCCGCCTGGCCACCCAGATCGGGACCCAGCTGGTGGGCGTGCTCTACATCATGGACGAACCCAGCATCGGCCTGCACCAGCGCGACAACGAGCGGCTCATCAAGGCCCTGCAGCATCTGCGCGACCTGGGCAACTCGGTGATTGTGGTGGAGCACGACAAGGACATGATCCTGCACGCCGACCACGTGCTCGACATCGGCCCCGGCGCCGGCATCCACGGCGGCCAGATTGTGGCCCAGGGCACGCCTTCCGAAATCTTCACCAGCGGCTCGCTCACCTCGCAGTACCTCAGCGGGCAAAAGCACATCGAGTTGCGCAAGAAAAAGCGGGCCGGTGAAGGCAATGAGCTGGTGCTGCGCGGGGCCAAAGGCCACAACCTGAAAAACGTAACGGCCAAGTTTCCATTGGGCAAGCTCATTGCCGTGACGGGCGTGTCGGGCTCCGGCAAATCCTCGCTCATCCACGACACGCTGTACCCCATCCTCAACCAGCACTTCTTCAACGCCAAGCGCGAGCCGCTGGCGTATGATAAGATTGAGGGGCTGGAGTTCATTGATAAGGTGATTGAGGTTGACCAGTCGCCGATTGGGCGCACGCCGCGCTCCAACCCGGCCACCTACACCGGCGTGTTCACCGAAATCCGCCAGCTGTTTGCCAACCTGCCTGAGGCCAAAATCCGGGGCTACGGGCCGGGCCGCTTCTCCTTCAACGTGAAGGGCGGGCGCTGCGAAACCTGTGAGGGGGCTGGCATGCGCACCATCGAAATGAACTTCCTGCCCGACGTGCACGTGCCCTGCGAAACCTGCAAAGGCCGCCGCTACAACCGCGAAACGCTGGAAGTGCGCTTCAAAGGCAAGAGCATCACCGACGTGCTGGACATGACCGTGGAAAAGGCCGTGGAGTTCTTCGAGTTCCAGCCCCGCATCCTGCGCAAGATTCAGACGTTGAACGAAGTAGGACTGGGCTACCTTACCTTGGGCCAGCAGGCCACCACGCTGTCGGGCGGCGAGGCCCAGCGCGTGAAGCTGGCCACCGAGCTCAGCAAAAAGGACACCGGCAAGACGTTCTACATCCTCGACGAGCCCACCACCGGCCTGCACTTCGAGGACATCAACCACCTTTCCGTAGTCCTGCACAAGCTCGCTGATAAAGGCAACACCGTCCTCATCATCGAGCACAACCTCGACCTGATCAAGGTAGCTGACCATCTCATCGACATCGGGCCGGAAGGCGGCGGGGCGGGCGGCACCATTGTGGCCCAGGGCACGCCCGAGCAGGTGGCCAAGTCCGGCAAAGGCCACACCAGCCGCTTCCTGGCTGAGGAGCTGAAGCTCAGCAAGTACGCCGAGGCGTAG
- a CDS encoding TMEM175 family protein: protein MDGNEKAQHNRDAFQLERVILFTDAVFAIAITLLAIEIKVPELHERTEHAALSGLLHLTAKFIGFFLSFFIIAVYWLAHHRIFRFVRHTTPKLLWLNMLFLLSIVLMPFTTAFQSEYGMLSTPWVLYALNIMLSGVLQTLLQRYLRNPASHLVAPHEQQHPDLDPVRPLLSPAVFLFSALVALLPAVHPSLLRLLPLLLFPVFMLYQRRYRRLMQAYEAAHSPRPHHA from the coding sequence ATGGACGGCAACGAAAAGGCCCAGCACAACCGCGACGCATTTCAGCTGGAACGCGTGATTCTGTTCACCGACGCGGTGTTTGCCATTGCCATTACGCTGCTGGCCATCGAAATCAAGGTGCCGGAACTGCACGAGCGCACGGAACACGCGGCCCTGAGCGGGCTGCTGCACCTGACGGCCAAGTTCATCGGGTTCTTCCTGAGCTTCTTCATCATTGCGGTGTACTGGCTGGCTCACCACCGCATTTTCCGGTTTGTGCGCCACACCACGCCCAAGCTGCTGTGGCTGAACATGCTGTTTCTGCTCAGCATCGTGCTCATGCCCTTCACCACGGCCTTTCAGAGCGAATACGGGATGCTGAGTACGCCGTGGGTGCTGTACGCCCTCAACATTATGCTTTCGGGCGTGCTCCAGACGCTGCTGCAGCGCTACCTGCGCAACCCCGCCAGCCACCTGGTAGCCCCTCACGAGCAGCAGCACCCCGACCTCGACCCCGTGCGGCCGCTGTTGTCGCCGGCAGTGTTCCTCTTCTCGGCGCTAGTAGCGTTGCTGCCGGCGGTACATCCGTCGCTGTTGCGGCTGCTGCCGCTGCTGCTGTTTCCGGTGTTTATGCTGTATCAGCGCCGCTACCGGCGGCTGATGCAGGCCTACGAGGCCGCGCACTCGCCACGGCCACACCACGCCTGA
- a CDS encoding DUF4142 domain-containing protein: MRFSFAPCAAAVLLALSACNTESTKDPVAEVIFQNEKSIGDANVTERQKQDAEFVVTAASRSMLDMEISQIAQRKATSPDVKYLAQTIAGQHGTMQAALTQLANNKGLVLPKGLGADQAKQVGELTALNGPAFDRKYVELLKEVHKASIDDFDDMSDDAYDGDIRTFAASHLPTLKNHLEATEKMADQLPK, from the coding sequence ATGCGTTTTTCCTTTGCGCCCTGTGCGGCGGCAGTTCTGCTCGCGCTCAGTGCCTGCAACACCGAAAGCACGAAAGACCCCGTAGCGGAGGTCATCTTCCAGAACGAAAAAAGCATCGGCGACGCCAACGTAACCGAGCGGCAGAAGCAGGACGCGGAGTTTGTGGTGACGGCCGCCAGCCGCTCGATGCTGGACATGGAAATCAGCCAGATTGCCCAACGCAAAGCCACTTCGCCCGATGTGAAATATCTGGCGCAGACGATAGCCGGCCAGCATGGCACGATGCAGGCCGCGCTCACGCAGCTGGCCAACAACAAAGGCCTGGTGCTGCCCAAAGGCCTGGGAGCCGACCAAGCCAAGCAGGTAGGCGAGCTGACAGCCCTCAACGGCCCGGCCTTCGACCGCAAATACGTGGAGCTACTGAAAGAAGTGCATAAAGCCAGCATCGACGACTTCGACGACATGAGCGACGACGCCTACGACGGCGACATCCGCACCTTTGCCGCTTCCCATCTTCCAACCCTCAAAAACCACCTGGAAGCCACTGAGAAAATGGCCGACCAGCTCCCTAAATAA
- a CDS encoding 2-C-methyl-D-erythritol 4-phosphate cytidylyltransferase, which translates to MSTDRFAILVAGGSGSRMGTEQPKQFLPLLGEPVLLHTLRRFAHAALGVRRLIVVLPAEQVATWQALCAEHAHVPPHELTTGGTTRWASVKRGLALLDNEATGTVAVHDGVRPLTPNRVIEATFEAAYNHGAAVAAVVPKDSVRNLSQQGSYALNRARLRLVQTPQCFELGLLRRAYQLPELSTFTDDASVVEDLHAIQLVEGDYRNLKITTPEDMLLAEVLLRTQQA; encoded by the coding sequence ATGTCTACAGACAGATTCGCCATTCTGGTAGCGGGCGGCAGCGGCTCGCGCATGGGCACCGAGCAGCCCAAGCAGTTTCTGCCGCTGCTGGGCGAGCCGGTGCTGCTGCACACGCTGCGCCGCTTTGCCCATGCTGCGCTGGGCGTGCGCCGGCTGATTGTGGTGCTGCCCGCCGAGCAGGTGGCTACCTGGCAGGCGCTGTGCGCGGAGCACGCGCACGTGCCGCCGCACGAGCTGACCACCGGCGGCACTACGCGCTGGGCGTCGGTGAAGCGCGGCCTGGCGCTGCTGGACAACGAAGCCACCGGCACCGTGGCCGTGCACGACGGCGTGCGGCCCCTCACGCCCAACCGGGTGATAGAAGCCACCTTCGAGGCGGCCTACAACCACGGCGCGGCCGTGGCGGCGGTAGTGCCCAAGGACTCGGTGCGCAACCTGAGCCAGCAGGGCTCCTACGCCCTGAACCGGGCCCGCCTGCGGCTGGTGCAGACGCCGCAGTGCTTTGAACTGGGGCTGCTGCGCCGCGCCTACCAGCTGCCCGAGCTAAGTACGTTCACCGACGACGCCAGCGTGGTGGAAGACCTGCACGCCATCCAACTCGTGGAAGGCGACTACCGCAACCTCAAAATCACGACGCCCGAGGACATGCTGCTGGCCGAGGTGCTACTGCGCACGCAGCAGGCGTAG
- the queA gene encoding tRNA preQ1(34) S-adenosylmethionine ribosyltransferase-isomerase QueA: MKLTEFKFELPEALLAQHPAKNRDESRLMVLHRSTGKIEHRVFKDIIEYFGEGDVFVVNDTKVFPARLYGNKEKTGAKIEVFLLRELNKEIHLWDVLVDPARKIRVGNKLYFDEEGEVVAEVIDNTTSRGRTIKFLFDGTDEEFYKALHNLGETPLPRESITREAEPADKERYQTIYAKNTGAVAAPSAGLHFTREVLKRLEIKGVEVAPVTLHVGLGTFRPVDVEDLTKHKMDSENFIVPGSTAVVVNKALDAKKRVCAVGTTSMRAMESSVSANLRLKANEGWTDRFIFPPYDFKIANCLLTNFHTPESTLMMMASAFAGHELLIEAYKLAIKEKYKFFSYGDAMLIL, encoded by the coding sequence ATGAAGCTCACCGAATTCAAATTCGAACTACCCGAGGCCCTGCTTGCCCAGCACCCGGCCAAGAACCGTGACGAATCGCGCCTGATGGTGCTGCACCGCAGCACGGGCAAGATCGAGCACCGTGTGTTCAAGGATATCATTGAGTATTTCGGCGAAGGCGACGTATTCGTGGTCAACGACACCAAGGTGTTCCCGGCCCGGCTCTACGGCAACAAGGAGAAGACCGGCGCCAAGATCGAAGTATTCCTGCTGCGCGAGCTGAACAAGGAAATTCACCTCTGGGACGTGCTGGTAGACCCGGCCCGCAAAATCCGCGTTGGCAACAAGCTGTACTTCGATGAGGAAGGCGAAGTGGTAGCCGAAGTAATCGACAACACCACCTCCCGCGGCCGCACCATCAAGTTCCTGTTTGATGGCACCGACGAGGAGTTCTACAAAGCCCTGCACAACCTCGGCGAAACGCCGCTGCCCCGCGAGAGCATCACCCGCGAAGCCGAGCCCGCCGATAAGGAGCGCTACCAGACCATCTACGCCAAGAACACCGGCGCCGTGGCCGCGCCTTCGGCCGGCCTGCACTTCACCCGCGAGGTACTGAAGCGCCTGGAAATCAAAGGCGTGGAAGTAGCACCCGTGACGCTGCACGTGGGCCTGGGCACCTTCCGCCCCGTAGACGTGGAAGACCTGACCAAGCACAAGATGGACTCCGAGAACTTCATCGTGCCCGGCTCGACGGCCGTGGTGGTGAACAAGGCGCTGGATGCCAAGAAGCGCGTGTGCGCCGTGGGCACCACCTCCATGCGCGCCATGGAGTCGTCGGTGTCGGCTAACCTGCGCCTGAAGGCCAACGAGGGCTGGACAGACCGGTTCATCTTCCCGCCGTACGATTTCAAAATCGCCAACTGCCTGCTCACCAACTTCCACACCCCGGAAAGCACGCTGATGATGATGGCCTCGGCCTTCGCCGGCCACGAGTTGCTGATTGAGGCGTACAAGCTGGCTATCAAGGAGAAATATAAGTTCTTCAGCTACGGCGACGCCATGCTGATTCTGTAG
- a CDS encoding ABC transporter permease gives MKALRLTLESFRFAWQALKANLLRTILSLLGVTVGIFAIIAVLTVVDSLEANVRQSMSFVGDKVIYVMKMPWTFDQPDYPWWRYFQRPAPTVREFRELQRMLSDNQKGVALYAATGGNTLRMGSNSMEGCALMGVSFEYRTVSDLPIAEGRYFTQQEIDAARNVAIVGADIATNLFPNGSALGKQFKAKGLSFTIIGVVKKEGKKIIDTPSNDTNCIIPFGSFTKMFALSTNGFTGVTPTIAVKGREEDTGLLDLEYEMKGLLRNIRTLKPREEDNFALNRPEMLTNMVGKLFSVIGLAGWVIGGFAMVVGGFGIANIMFVSVKERTNIIGIQKSLGAKNYFILFQFLFEAVFLCLLGGAAGIFLVWLITLIPQDAMPLTLSAWNITLGLTVSVVIGMLAGIIPAVLAANLDPVIAIRSK, from the coding sequence ATGAAAGCCCTGCGCCTGACTCTGGAAAGCTTCCGCTTCGCGTGGCAAGCCCTCAAAGCGAACCTCCTGCGCACGATACTTTCGCTGCTGGGCGTCACGGTGGGCATTTTCGCCATCATTGCCGTGCTCACCGTCGTCGATTCGCTGGAAGCCAACGTGCGCCAGAGCATGAGCTTCGTCGGCGACAAGGTGATTTACGTGATGAAGATGCCCTGGACCTTCGACCAGCCCGACTACCCGTGGTGGCGCTACTTCCAGCGGCCAGCGCCCACCGTGCGCGAGTTCCGCGAGCTGCAGCGCATGCTCTCCGACAACCAGAAGGGCGTGGCCCTGTACGCCGCCACCGGCGGCAACACCCTGCGCATGGGCTCCAACAGCATGGAAGGCTGTGCGCTGATGGGCGTTTCGTTTGAGTACCGCACCGTGTCGGACCTGCCGATTGCGGAGGGGCGCTACTTCACGCAGCAGGAGATTGATGCCGCCCGCAACGTGGCCATCGTGGGGGCCGATATTGCCACCAACCTCTTTCCGAACGGCTCGGCGCTGGGCAAGCAGTTCAAGGCCAAAGGGCTGTCGTTCACCATCATCGGGGTGGTAAAGAAGGAAGGCAAGAAGATCATCGACACGCCCAGCAACGACACCAACTGCATCATCCCGTTCGGGTCGTTCACCAAGATGTTTGCTTTGAGCACCAACGGCTTTACGGGCGTGACGCCCACCATTGCCGTGAAGGGCCGCGAGGAAGACACCGGCCTGCTCGACCTGGAGTACGAAATGAAGGGCCTGCTGCGCAACATCCGCACCCTAAAGCCCCGCGAGGAAGACAACTTCGCCCTCAACCGCCCCGAAATGCTGACAAACATGGTGGGCAAGCTCTTTTCCGTCATCGGGCTGGCCGGCTGGGTGATTGGGGGCTTTGCTATGGTAGTGGGCGGCTTCGGCATTGCCAACATCATGTTTGTGTCGGTGAAGGAGCGCACCAACATCATCGGCATCCAGAAGTCGCTGGGGGCTAAGAACTACTTTATCCTGTTCCAGTTTCTGTTTGAGGCCGTGTTTCTGTGCCTGTTAGGCGGCGCGGCCGGCATCTTCCTGGTGTGGCTGATTACACTCATTCCTCAGGATGCCATGCCGCTCACGCTCTCGGCCTGGAACATCACGCTGGGCCTCACCGTGTCGGTGGTGATTGGCATGCTGGCCGGCATCATTCCGGCCGTGCTGGCCGCCAACCTCGACCCCGTGATTGCCATCCGGAGCAAGTAG